A DNA window from Streptomyces canus contains the following coding sequences:
- a CDS encoding NAD(P)H-dependent oxidoreductase, protein MREYLLDPSRDHGQTDDELDAGTIVLGVPMYNYTIPSSVKAWVDLLVSHGSCSS, encoded by the coding sequence GTGCGCGAGTACCTTCTGGACCCCAGCCGCGACCACGGTCAGACGGACGATGAGCTCGACGCCGGCACGATCGTGCTCGGCGTGCCGATGTATAACTACACCATCCCGTCGAGCGTCAAGGCTTGGGTCGACCTGCTGGTCAGTCACGGCAGCTGTAGTTCTTGA
- a CDS encoding RICIN domain-containing protein, which produces MAGATATTSEPGEADAESVTAADEEEAEEAPEGTAEAASAAPSGRPHKSLLAGAAIVGTLLMTVPFLVGGDGEDAHASPAGATPGTVLGSPGDGSVYGAIGSASPTDGGKPGTTHPARQSAASHGAGDPGAHSSASGKTSTARPTSSASGTRPTARPTSNKTSSATTRTTSSGSSSEVADVSIWSHASGRCIDVRDAGGDGTPLQIWDCNGFAQQTWRFMSDGTVRALGLCMDVAWGGTGNGAVIQLATCSHNPAQQFRLNSAHDLVNPQANKCVDVKNQQTGNGTRLQLWDCNGRDNQKWSAG; this is translated from the coding sequence GTGGCAGGAGCCACCGCCACCACCTCTGAACCGGGGGAGGCGGACGCGGAGAGCGTCACGGCTGCTGATGAGGAGGAGGCGGAAGAGGCGCCTGAGGGTACGGCCGAGGCTGCGTCGGCTGCCCCGTCGGGGAGGCCGCACAAGAGCCTGCTGGCCGGGGCGGCCATCGTGGGGACACTGTTGATGACCGTACCGTTCCTGGTGGGTGGTGACGGTGAGGACGCTCATGCGTCTCCGGCCGGTGCGACGCCCGGTACGGTGCTGGGCTCCCCGGGGGACGGAAGCGTCTATGGTGCCATCGGATCGGCGTCGCCGACCGATGGCGGCAAACCCGGGACGACTCATCCGGCCAGGCAATCCGCCGCATCACACGGCGCCGGGGACCCAGGAGCGCACTCGTCGGCATCCGGGAAGACGTCGACCGCCCGGCCGACGTCGTCGGCTTCCGGGACGCGGCCGACCGCCCGGCCGACGTCGAACAAGACCTCGTCCGCCACCACCAGAACGACATCGTCCGGTAGCTCCTCGGAGGTCGCGGATGTGTCCATCTGGAGCCATGCCTCGGGCCGTTGCATCGATGTCAGGGATGCCGGGGGCGATGGCACGCCGCTGCAGATCTGGGACTGCAACGGATTCGCGCAGCAGACCTGGCGCTTCATGAGTGACGGGACGGTGCGCGCGCTGGGGCTGTGCATGGACGTCGCCTGGGGCGGCACCGGCAACGGTGCGGTGATCCAGCTGGCCACCTGCAGTCATAATCCCGCCCAGCAGTTCCGGCTGAACTCCGCGCATGACCTGGTCAACCCGCAGGCGAACAAGTGCGTCGACGTGAAGAACCAGCAGACCGGCAACGGCACCCGCTTGCAGTTGTGGGACTGCAATGGCCGGGACAACCAGAAGTGGAGCGCCGGCTGA
- a CDS encoding IS701 family transposase, whose translation MRLGEVERLRGELSGFVADVFASVPRRDQRRWGECYLRGLMLDGRRKSVQPMSERLPDGNMQALQQFVNQSPWDPLPVRQRIAERLSEVITPEVWVIDDVSFPKCGKASVGVARQYCGAVGKRANCQVAVSVHAATDTASCPLQWQLYLPREWTDEPDRCRRAGVPDDVVQQEKWRLALGLLDTLAEWQLKAQVLVADAGYGVSTPFRLGLQERGLSYVLALNGKEVAHPEDVEPHQPAYGGLGPPTLPRYRTPPRAVCVLAAQAGAERFTKVTWRQGSKGAMTSRFAVLTVRPAGKQSLAAAQEAGGGRNRWDGVLPVQTLLVEWPDGQDTPTNYWISNLPATTPVADLVRWAKMRWRIEHDYRELKHGLGLDHFEGRTWRGWHHHVTLVTAAQAFLTLRRLDPKVRTPA comes from the coding sequence ATGAGGCTGGGGGAAGTGGAACGACTCCGGGGTGAGTTATCGGGGTTCGTTGCCGATGTGTTCGCCTCGGTGCCGCGGCGGGATCAGCGGCGGTGGGGCGAGTGTTATCTGCGGGGCCTGATGCTGGATGGCCGGCGCAAGTCGGTCCAGCCGATGTCCGAGCGGCTGCCGGACGGGAACATGCAGGCCCTGCAGCAGTTCGTGAACCAGTCGCCGTGGGATCCGCTGCCGGTCAGGCAGCGGATCGCCGAGCGGCTGTCCGAGGTGATCACTCCTGAGGTGTGGGTGATCGACGACGTGTCGTTTCCCAAGTGCGGCAAGGCGTCGGTGGGGGTGGCCCGCCAGTACTGCGGAGCGGTCGGGAAACGGGCGAACTGCCAGGTCGCGGTCAGTGTCCATGCCGCCACCGACACCGCCTCGTGCCCACTGCAGTGGCAGTTGTATCTGCCGCGTGAGTGGACGGACGAGCCGGACCGTTGCCGCAGGGCGGGGGTCCCCGACGACGTGGTGCAGCAGGAGAAGTGGCGTCTGGCGCTCGGCCTGCTGGACACACTCGCCGAGTGGCAGTTGAAGGCGCAGGTCCTGGTCGCCGACGCCGGCTACGGCGTCAGCACCCCATTCCGGCTCGGTCTCCAGGAACGAGGGCTGTCCTATGTCCTGGCCTTGAACGGGAAGGAAGTTGCCCACCCGGAGGATGTTGAGCCGCACCAACCTGCTTATGGCGGGCTCGGACCGCCCACCCTTCCCCGCTACCGCACCCCACCGCGAGCCGTCTGCGTCCTCGCAGCGCAGGCGGGTGCGGAGCGGTTCACCAAGGTGACCTGGAGGCAGGGCAGCAAAGGCGCGATGACTTCGCGGTTCGCGGTGCTGACAGTGCGGCCCGCCGGCAAGCAGTCCCTGGCCGCAGCTCAGGAGGCGGGCGGCGGCCGCAACCGTTGGGACGGCGTCCTGCCCGTCCAGACCCTCCTGGTCGAATGGCCGGACGGCCAGGACACTCCGACGAACTACTGGATATCGAACCTGCCCGCCACCACTCCGGTCGCTGACCTGGTGCGGTGGGCGAAGATGCGCTGGCGGATCGAGCACGATTACCGCGAGCTCAAGCACGGCCTGGGACTGGACCACTTCGAGGGCCGCACCTGGCGCGGCTGGCACCACCACGTCACCCTCGTCACCGCCGCTCAGGCATTCCTCACCCTCCGGCGGCTCGACCCAAAAGTCCGCACACCGGCCTAA
- a CDS encoding IS701 family transposase — MTTYQDAVAVEATIVEQAWSETFGTAMRAVAGCFARCEARATAAELVAGLLLEVDTRNCWTLGPALGHPGPHRLQHLLSGSRFDHERARAEIARLVADELAGQDVVLVVDETGDAKSSTDCVGAGRQYSGAIGGVGLCQVAVHLAAVTATVKVIIDRVLYLPADWAADEERREVTGMPEEIAFATKPQQALAMVTDALATGIEARWFAGDEVYCGRKLRRGIRSLGIGYTVGIAASYQITDGAGRRREARKLMNKVGPAQWMRRQTGHGTKGTREYDWAWLDVRPDDAPDENGAGTSVLVARRHRYTGEVSYFRCWAPGNVSLGTLVEVISRRWGIEETFQLAKGFTGLDQGQVTCWNSWMRWSLFSLIAAAVLALTAAAVHEATEERPELVPLTCPELIRLLRALTLPAPVRDRDHVLHWTAWRRRHQAVATACHQQRHRRHDQP; from the coding sequence GTGACGACGTATCAGGACGCGGTGGCCGTGGAAGCCACGATAGTCGAGCAGGCGTGGAGTGAGACGTTCGGAACGGCCATGAGGGCGGTCGCGGGCTGCTTCGCGCGGTGTGAAGCGCGGGCGACTGCGGCGGAGTTGGTCGCGGGGCTGCTGCTGGAGGTGGACACGCGCAACTGTTGGACGCTCGGGCCGGCGCTGGGGCATCCGGGCCCTCACCGGCTGCAGCATCTGCTGTCAGGTTCCCGGTTCGACCACGAACGCGCCCGGGCGGAGATCGCCCGCCTGGTTGCCGATGAACTCGCCGGGCAGGACGTGGTGCTGGTGGTGGACGAGACGGGCGACGCGAAGTCCTCCACTGACTGCGTGGGGGCTGGACGGCAGTACTCGGGTGCGATCGGCGGTGTCGGTCTGTGTCAGGTGGCGGTGCACCTGGCGGCGGTCACGGCGACAGTGAAGGTGATCATCGACCGGGTCCTGTATCTCCCGGCGGACTGGGCCGCGGACGAGGAACGCCGCGAGGTGACCGGGATGCCGGAGGAGATCGCCTTCGCGACGAAACCGCAGCAGGCGCTGGCCATGGTCACCGACGCGCTCGCCACGGGGATCGAGGCCCGCTGGTTCGCAGGCGACGAGGTGTACTGCGGGCGCAAACTACGCCGGGGTATCCGGTCGTTGGGGATCGGTTACACGGTTGGCATCGCCGCTTCCTACCAGATCACCGACGGAGCAGGCCGCCGGCGGGAGGCCCGCAAACTGATGAACAAGGTGGGGCCCGCACAGTGGATGCGCCGGCAGACCGGACACGGCACCAAGGGCACCCGTGAGTACGACTGGGCCTGGCTCGACGTCCGCCCCGACGATGCTCCCGACGAGAACGGAGCGGGGACGAGCGTTCTGGTCGCGCGCCGGCACCGCTACACCGGCGAGGTGTCCTACTTCCGCTGCTGGGCTCCCGGCAACGTTTCGCTCGGCACGCTCGTGGAAGTGATCTCCCGCAGGTGGGGGATCGAGGAGACCTTCCAACTCGCCAAGGGCTTCACCGGACTCGACCAGGGTCAAGTGACCTGCTGGAACTCCTGGATGCGCTGGTCACTGTTCTCCCTGATCGCCGCCGCTGTCCTCGCCCTTACGGCTGCCGCCGTCCACGAGGCCACCGAGGAGCGGCCTGAGCTCGTCCCACTGACCTGTCCCGAACTCATCCGTCTCCTGCGCGCCCTCACACTGCCCGCACCAGTCCGTGACCGCGATCACGTCCTGCACTGGACCGCCTGGCGCCGCCGCCACCAAGCCGTTGCGACAGCCTGCCATCAGCAACGACACCGCCGTCACGACCAGCCGTGA
- a CDS encoding glycoside hydrolase family 3 N-terminal domain-containing protein has translation MQLPRVAQWRGRLVAASLLLLIPVLTNGPAAAAALPYKDPSQPVSVRVEDLLSRMSLDEKIGQMTQAERKSVTNSDITDYRLGSLLSGGGSAPAPNTATAWADMYDSFQGAALATPLNIPLMYGIDAVHGHNNVYGATIFPHNIGLGAARDPGLVQRIGRATAEEVSGTGIDWDFAPCLCVVRNDRWGRTYESYGETPDIASSMATEITGLQGSKLSDSGSVMATAKHYIGDGGTTGGVDEGNTELSEADLRAIHLPPFREAVARHVGSVMVSYSSWNGLKMHANRYLITDVLKGELGFSGVVVSDWNAIDQIDGQVGFTAAEVSTSINAGLDMIMVPDAWKSFISMLKSEVQLGHVPMSRIDDANRRILTKKFELGLFERPYTDRSYTGTVGSAAHRLIAREAVKKSQVLLKNKWGILPLPKTASKIFVAGKNADDIGNQSGGWTIDWQGQSGNTTPGTTILQGIRSTVSSSTTVTYNRYGTGIDGSYKAAVAVVGETPYAEFKGDRPGSMSLDAEDLSTLATLKAAGVPVIVVTVSGRPLDIASELPSWDALVAAWLPGTEGAGVADVLFGDYNPTGKLPVTWMQSASQQPINTGDGKTPLFPYGAGDSFPSTQNPYDVIGAAYYDDQSGTGLEHCTDSGCGQDVGWIAANDYIGYYDVDFGTTSPTSVVTRIASNSSVSGSLQYHLDSPTGPLLATVSLSNTGGWQSWTSRTASVTGSATGVHKLYVVASGGGGADLANLNWFQFNH, from the coding sequence ATGCAATTGCCCCGTGTCGCTCAGTGGCGCGGCAGGTTGGTGGCCGCGTCGTTGCTGCTTCTGATCCCTGTTCTGACCAACGGCCCGGCTGCGGCTGCGGCGCTGCCGTACAAGGACCCGAGCCAGCCGGTGTCTGTCCGAGTCGAGGACCTGCTCAGCCGGATGTCGCTCGACGAGAAGATCGGTCAAATGACCCAGGCCGAGCGCAAATCAGTCACCAACTCGGACATCACCGACTACCGCCTTGGCTCGCTCTTGTCCGGTGGAGGCTCGGCGCCAGCGCCCAACACAGCGACAGCCTGGGCCGATATGTACGACTCGTTCCAGGGCGCGGCACTGGCCACCCCGCTCAACATTCCCCTGATGTATGGCATAGACGCGGTGCACGGACACAACAACGTGTACGGAGCGACGATCTTCCCGCACAACATTGGCCTCGGCGCCGCCCGCGATCCCGGCCTGGTGCAGCGCATCGGCCGGGCGACCGCTGAAGAGGTCTCCGGTACCGGGATCGACTGGGACTTCGCCCCCTGTCTGTGCGTCGTGCGCAACGACCGCTGGGGAAGGACGTACGAGTCGTACGGCGAGACCCCCGACATCGCCAGCTCGATGGCCACGGAGATCACCGGCCTGCAGGGCTCCAAGCTCTCCGACTCCGGCTCGGTCATGGCCACCGCCAAGCACTACATCGGCGACGGCGGGACCACCGGCGGCGTGGACGAGGGCAATACCGAGCTGAGCGAGGCGGATCTGCGGGCCATACACCTCCCCCCGTTCCGAGAGGCGGTCGCCAGGCACGTCGGCTCGGTCATGGTCTCGTACAGCAGCTGGAACGGCCTGAAGATGCACGCCAACCGCTACCTGATCACCGATGTACTCAAGGGTGAACTGGGCTTTTCGGGCGTGGTCGTCTCGGACTGGAACGCCATTGACCAGATCGACGGGCAGGTCGGCTTCACAGCGGCGGAGGTCAGCACCTCCATCAACGCCGGCCTCGACATGATCATGGTGCCCGACGCGTGGAAATCGTTCATCTCCATGCTCAAGAGCGAGGTCCAGCTCGGCCACGTGCCGATGTCCCGCATCGACGACGCCAACCGCCGTATCCTCACCAAAAAGTTCGAGCTCGGCCTGTTCGAGCGGCCCTACACCGACCGCTCGTACACCGGCACCGTGGGCAGCGCCGCTCACCGGCTGATCGCTCGCGAGGCGGTGAAGAAGTCCCAGGTCCTGCTCAAGAACAAGTGGGGCATACTGCCGCTGCCCAAGACCGCGAGCAAGATCTTCGTCGCCGGCAAGAACGCCGATGACATCGGCAACCAGAGCGGCGGCTGGACCATCGACTGGCAGGGCCAGAGCGGCAACACAACCCCGGGCACGACGATCCTGCAGGGCATCCGGAGTACGGTGTCCTCGTCCACCACGGTCACCTATAACCGCTACGGAACCGGTATCGACGGCAGCTACAAAGCCGCTGTCGCCGTTGTGGGAGAGACCCCGTACGCGGAGTTCAAGGGCGATCGGCCGGGCTCGATGAGTCTGGACGCCGAGGACCTGTCCACCCTTGCCACCCTGAAGGCCGCGGGGGTACCGGTGATCGTGGTCACGGTCTCGGGGCGGCCGCTGGACATCGCGAGCGAACTGCCCAGCTGGGACGCCCTCGTCGCGGCGTGGCTCCCGGGAACCGAGGGCGCCGGGGTCGCGGACGTGCTCTTCGGCGACTACAACCCCACGGGCAAGCTGCCGGTGACCTGGATGCAGAGCGCAAGCCAGCAGCCCATCAACACCGGGGACGGCAAGACACCGTTGTTCCCCTATGGCGCGGGTGACAGTTTCCCGTCGACCCAGAACCCGTACGACGTCATCGGCGCGGCCTACTACGACGACCAGAGCGGCACCGGGCTTGAGCACTGCACCGACTCCGGGTGCGGCCAGGACGTCGGCTGGATCGCTGCGAACGATTACATCGGTTACTACGACGTGGACTTCGGTACCACCTCGCCCACCAGTGTGGTCACCAGGATCGCCTCCAACTCCTCGGTTAGCGGGTCACTCCAGTACCACCTCGACAGCCCAACGGGCCCTCTACTGGCCACCGTGTCCCTCAGTAACACCGGCGGCTGGCAGTCCTGGACGAGCCGTACGGCGAGTGTCACTGGGTCGGCCACCGGCGTGCACAAGCTGTATGTCGTGGCCAGCGGAGGCGGTGGAGCCGACCTCGCCAACCTCAACTGGTTCCAGTTCAACCACTAG
- a CDS encoding IS630 family transposase, with protein MTSAAGASAPRRGPKLEPLLLSAEERAELERWTRRATSAQALALRARIVLACAGSEVPPIVAVARELRVTADTVRKWRRRFLAERLDGLADEPRPGRPPTISVDQVEAVVVTTLEQVPKNATHWSRKSMAEHSGLSKSTVGRIWRQFQLKPHLADTFKLSTDPLFVEKVYDVVGLYFNPPEGAVVLSVNEKSQIQALDRSQPVLPIMPGMPERRTHDYVRNGLTTLFAAFDVATGEVITALHRRHRAAEFKKFLIRIDKEVPAHLQVHLIVDNYGTHKTPAIKMWLAKHPRFELHFTPTGSSWINQVERWFGYLAHQMIRRGAHKNIQALEADIRAWVKEWNKNPKPFIWTKTAEEILDSLARFCRRISGAGH; from the coding sequence ATGACTTCTGCTGCTGGTGCGTCAGCTCCCCGTCGAGGCCCGAAGCTGGAACCGTTGCTGCTGTCTGCTGAGGAACGGGCGGAGTTGGAGCGGTGGACGCGTCGGGCGACATCGGCCCAGGCCCTGGCCTTGCGGGCGCGGATTGTGCTGGCGTGTGCGGGGTCTGAAGTGCCGCCGATCGTCGCGGTTGCCCGGGAGCTTCGGGTGACTGCGGACACCGTGCGCAAGTGGCGGCGTCGCTTCCTCGCCGAGCGGCTGGACGGTCTGGCCGATGAGCCAAGGCCGGGCCGGCCTCCCACCATCAGCGTGGATCAGGTGGAGGCGGTAGTGGTCACCACGCTGGAACAGGTGCCGAAGAACGCCACCCACTGGTCTCGGAAATCGATGGCCGAGCACAGTGGTCTGTCGAAATCGACCGTGGGCCGGATCTGGCGGCAGTTCCAGCTCAAGCCGCATCTCGCGGACACCTTCAAACTCTCCACCGACCCGCTGTTCGTGGAGAAGGTCTACGACGTCGTCGGCCTGTACTTCAACCCGCCGGAGGGCGCGGTGGTGCTCTCGGTGAACGAGAAGTCGCAGATCCAGGCTCTGGACCGGTCCCAGCCGGTGCTGCCGATAATGCCGGGCATGCCCGAGCGGCGCACCCACGACTACGTCCGCAACGGCCTGACCACCTTGTTCGCCGCGTTCGACGTCGCCACCGGCGAAGTCATCACCGCCCTGCACCGCCGGCACCGGGCCGCGGAGTTCAAGAAGTTCCTGATCCGGATCGACAAGGAGGTGCCCGCTCACTTGCAGGTGCACCTGATCGTGGACAACTACGGCACCCACAAGACACCCGCGATCAAGATGTGGCTGGCCAAACACCCCAGGTTCGAGCTCCACTTCACCCCGACCGGCAGCTCGTGGATCAACCAGGTCGAGCGGTGGTTCGGCTACCTGGCCCACCAGATGATCCGCCGCGGCGCACACAAGAACATCCAGGCCCTGGAAGCCGACATCCGAGCCTGGGTCAAAGAGTGGAACAAAAACCCCAAGCCGTTCATCTGGACCAAGACAGCCGAGGAGATCCTCGACTCCCTCGCCCGCTTCTGTCGACGGATCTCTGGCGCAGGACACTAG